DNA from Cupriavidus necator N-1:
AACGGCCAGAAGATCTGGTCGACGCGGGCGGTGTGGGCGGACTGGCTGTTCGGCCTGTTCCGCACCGACCCGGCCTCGACGCGACACCATGGCCTGACCTTCATCCTGATGCCGCTGGACACGCCCGGCATCACCGTGCGCCCGATCCGCCAGCTCAACGGCCAGACCGGCTTTGCCGAGATCTTCTTCGACGACGTGCGCGTGCCGGTGGAAAACCGCCTGGCCGCCGAAGGCGCCGGCTGGCAGGTGGCCATGGCCACCGCCGGCTTCGAGCGCGGCCTGATGCTGCGCTCGCCGGCGCGCTTCCAGGAAACCGCACGCGCGCTGGTCAGGCTGTACCAGGCCAACCGCGAGGCGGCGGACCGCGACCCCTCGCTGCGCGAGGCAGTGCTGCGCGCCTGGATGGACGCCGAGGCCTACACGCTGTCCACCTACGCCACCGCGAGCCGCCTGGTGCGCGGCGGCCATATCGGCGCGGAGTCGAGCACGAACAAGGTGTTCTGGTCCGAGCTGGACATCCATATGCACGATACCGCGCTGGCCATCCTGGGGCAGGCGGCAGAGGTCGCGCCCGACGGCCAGCCGCCGGGTTCGCTCGGCCACTGGCTGGACGGCTTCCTGTTCTCGCAGGCCGGCCCGATCTATGCCGGCACCAACGAGATCCAGCGCAACATCGTCGCCGAGCGCCTGCTCGGCATGCCGCGCGCATGACGGCACCCCGGGGAAAACACCATGGATTTCGCATTGACCGAAGAACAAGAACAGTTTGCCGAGGCGATCCGGCGCTTCCTGATGACCGAGATGACGCCCGAGCTGACGCGCGAGCTGTGGGCCACCGAGTCCGGCCGCTCCGACGCGCTGTGGCGCCAGCTTGCCAACCAGGGCCTGACCGCGGTGATGGTGCCGCAGGAGCAGGGCGGACTGGGGCTGGGGGAGGTCGAATGGGCGCCGCTGGCGCAGGCCTGCGGCTACTTTGCGCTGCCCGAGCCTTTGCTCGACACTGCGCTGGTGGCGGCGGGGCTGCTGCGTGACGCGCTCGCGGCGGCGCCGAACGCCTCGGCGCGCGAGCGCTGCGCCACGCTGCTGGAGCGCATCGCCGCCGGCGATGCCCGCGTGGCGGTGGCGCATCCGCAAGAGCGGCTGGTCGCTGACGCCCATGTGGCCGACGCCATCCTGTGCGCGCACGAAGGTGCCGTGCACCTGCTGCGGCCCGACCAGGCCGTGCTGACGGCGCGCACCGGGCTCGATCCTTCGCGCCGTCTGTTCGAGCTGGCCTGGACGCCGGCCGCGGATAGCGGGCTGATTTCGTCCGGCAGTGGCCTGTGGGACAGCGCGCTGAACCGCGGCGCGCTCGGCGTGGCCGCGCAGCAGCTGGGCCTGACCCAGCGCATGCTGGACCTGGCGATCGACTACAGCGCGCAACGCAAGCAGTTCGGCAAGGCCATCGGCGCCTACCAGGCGGTCAAGCACCTGCTGGCCGACGTGGCGATCCAGCTTGAATTCGCCCGGCCGGTGCTGCTGCGCGCCGCCGCGGCGCTGGCGTATGGCCTGCCCGATGCGGGCCTGCATGTCTCGCACGCCCGCGTGGCAGCCGCGCGCTGCGCCTGGAGCGCGGCGCGCCAGGCCATCCAGGTGCATGGCGCAATGGGCTACACCTGGGAGCTGGACCTGCAGATCTTCACCAAGCGGGCCTGGGCCCTGGCGGGAAGCTGGGGCGACCGTGCCTTCCACAAGGCGCGCATTGGCGCGCACATCCTTGACGGCGCGCATGACATCGGCGCTGGCGCCACCTTCGCCTGAATCCAAAGAGAGCAAAGACCATGAAAGACGCCTATATCGTTGATGCCCTGCGCACGCCCACCGGGCGCCGCAAGGGCGGACTGTCGCACATGCACGGCGCCGACCTGGGCGGCTTCGTGCTGGCCGAGCTGGTGCGCCGCAACGGCATTCCCGCCGAGGACTATGACGACGTGGTGTTCGGCTGCGTCGACACCATCGGCCCGCTGGCCGGCAATATTGCCCGCAGCGCGTGGCTGGCTGCCGGCCTGCCGCTGACGGTGCCGGGCGTGACCGTGGACCGGCAGTGCGGCTCCTCGCAGCAGGCCGTGCACTTTGCCGCGCAGGCGGTGATGAGCGGCACGCAGGACGTGGTCATTGCCGGCGGCGTGCAGACCATGACCCAGATCCCGATCTCGTCGGCCATGCTGGCGGGGCAGGCGCTGGGTTTTGCCGACCCGTTCTCGGGCAGCAAGGGCTGGCAGGCACGCTTTGGCGATGCGCCGGTGTCGCAATTCCATGCTGCGCAGCGCATTGCCGATCACTGGAAGTTGTCGCGCGAGGCCATGGAAGTCTACGCGCTGGAAAGCCACCGGCGCGCCGCTGCGGCCATTGAAGGCGGCCGCTTTGCGCGCGAGATCGTGCCGTGCGAAGGCGTGAAGCATGACGAGACCCCGCGCCCTGATACCACGCTGGCCAGGATGGCTGCGCTGGAACCGCTGATGCCCGGCAGTTCGCTGACCGCGGCCGTGTCCAGCCAGACCGCCGATGCCGCCGCCGCGCTGCTGATCGTCTCGGAAGACGCGCTCAAGCGCTACCAGCTCAAACCGCGCGCGCGCATCGCGCATATGAGCGTGCTGGGAGATGACCCGCTGTGGATGCTGACCGCGCCGATCCCTGCGACCAAACGCGCACTGGAGCGCAGCGGCCTGCGCCTGGCCGATATCGACGTGGTCGAGATCAATGAAGCGTTCGCCTCGGTGGCGATGGCATGGCTGGCCGAGACCGGCTACGCGGCCGAGCGCACCAACCCCAACGGCGGCGCCATCGCACTGGGCCACCCGCTGGGCGCCACCGGCGCGCGCCTGATGACCACGCTGCTGCATGAGCTGGAACGAACCGGCGGGCGCTACGGCCTGCAGACCATGTGCGAAGGCGGTGGCCTGGCCAACGTCACCATCATCGAACGCTTGTAAGGAGACCGCCATGGGAATCTGCGACGCACGCACCGTCATCATCACCGGCGCCGGCGGCGGGCTGGGCCGTGCCTATGCGCTGGCCTTCGCCGCCGAGGGCGCCAATGTGGTCGTCAACGACATCCGGCTCGAGGCGGCCGAGGCCGTTTGCGCGGAGATCCGCGCGGCCGGCGGCAGCGCACTGGCCAGCGCTGACGACATCACGCAACTGGCCATCGCGCAGCGCATCGTCGATGCCGCGGTCGAGGCCTTCGGCGAGGTGCATGTGCTGGTCAACAACGCCGGCATCTGCCGCGACCGCATGTTTGTCAGCCTGACCGAAGCGGACTGGGACGACGTCATGCGCGTGCACCTGCGCGGCCACTTCTGCCTGGCCAACCTGCTCGCCAAACGGTGGCGCGATGCCGCCAAGGCCGGCCGCGCCGTCGATGCGCGCATCATCAACACCAGCTCCGGCGCAGGCCTGCAGGGTTCGGTCGGACAGTCGAACTACGCCGCCGCCAAGGCCGGCATTGCCGCGCTCACGCTGGTGCAGGCCGCCGAGCTGGGCCGCTATGGCATCACCGCCAATGCCCTGGCGCCGGCGGCGCGCACCGGCATGACCGAAGACGTGTTCGCCGACATGATGCGGGCGCCGGCCGCCGGCTTTGACTACTATGACCCGGCCAACGTCGCGCCGCTGGTGGTGTGGCTGGGCAGCGCCGCGTCCGCGCAGGTCAACGGGCGCATGTTCGAGGCGGCCGGTGGCATGGTCTCGGTGGCCGACGGCTGGCGCAGCGGACCCAAGACCGACAAGGGATCGCGCTGGCAGCCGGCCGAACTGGGCGCAGCCGTGGCGGAACTGCTGGCGCAGGCGCAGCCGCCCCAGCCGGTCTACGGCAGCTGAGCGCGACGGCCATGGACTTCTCCCTTAGCGTCGAACAGCAGATGGTCCGCGACAGCGCGCGCGACTACCTCGCCGCGCACAGCGATTCGGAGGCGGTGCGGCGCGTGACCGAGGTAGGCCCGGCGCACGACGAGGCCCTGTGGCAAGCGGTCGCGGGCGAACTCGGCTGGTGCGGCATCGCACTGCCCGAAGCCGTGGGCGGCGCCGGCCTGGGCGCGCCCGGGCTGGTGCTGCTGCAGGAACAACTGGGCCAGCGCCTGGCCTGCGTGCCGTTCTGGTCCGCCGTGTGCGTGGCCGCCCCCTGGCTGCAGGCCAGCCTGGGCCCGCGTGGCAGCGCGCAGTGGCTGGAACGGCTGGCCTGTGGCGAGCTTCGTGCCGCCGCGGTGCTGCCGGACGATGGCGGCTGGCAGTACGACGGCGCCGCGATTGGCGCGCAGGCAAGCACGGATGGCTTCGTGCTGCGTGGCTGCGCTGCCCAGGTGGCCGATGCCGTCGGCGCTGACTGGCTGCTGGTGCCGGCCCGACTCGAAGACGGCGTGCCTGCGCTGTTCCTGCTGGAACCGACAGCACTGGCACAGGATGCGCGATTCATGCTGGCGCCGCTCGATACGCTGGACCGCACGCGGCCGCTGGCCGCGCTGCGGCTGGACGGGCTGCCGGTGCCCGCCAGCGCCTGCCTGGCGCGCGCGGACGCGGCGGCCTCCGGCCTGGCCCATGCCTGGTGGCACGGCAAGCTGATGCTGGCGGCGGAGCAGCTTGGCGCGGCCCAGCAATGCCTGGACCTGACCGTGGCCTATGCCTCGGAACGGATCCAGTTCGGCCGCGCCATCGCTTCGTTCCAGGCGGTCAAGCACCGCTGCGCGCAGATGATGGTGCTGGTCGAGGCAGCGCGCTCGGCAGTGTATGGCGCGGCGCAGGCGTGGGAAATGAGCGATGTGGCCGATGGTACCGGCATCCGCCTCGACATCGCCGCCGCATCCGTGGCCGCCGACGATGCCCTGCGCTTCTGCGCGCAGGAGGCCATCCAGTTGCATGGCGGTGTCGGCTTCACTTGGGAGTACGACCCCCAGCTCTATTTCAAGCGCGCGCAGGCCGCCAGCCACTGGCTGGGCGGTGCCGGCGCGGCGCTGGCGTATCTCGCAGCAAATGGCCCGCACGCCTGGAGGACAGCATGACAGCGAATCACGAGGCGGCATTTCGCGCCGAAGTCGCGCAGTGGATGGCCGCCAACCTGGCCGGCGAGTTCGCCTGCCTGAAGAACCGCGGCGGCCCCGGCGACGAAGAGGCCTATCCCGAACTGCGCAAGGCATGGGAGCGCCGGCTGGCCGAAGGCGGCTGGACCGGCCTGGGCTGGCCGCGCGCGCATGGCGGGCGCGAGCTGCCGGTCATGCAGCAGGTGATCTTTCATGAGGAATATGCGCGGGCGGCGGGGCCGGGGCGCATGGGCCATATCGGCGAGGGGCTGATCGGCCCGACCCTGGTCGCCTTCGGCACCGAGGACCAGAAGGCGCGCCTGCTGCCCGGCATCCTGAATGGCACCGCGTTCTGGTGCCAGGGGTATTCGGAGCCTGGGGCGGGCTCGGACCTGGCCAATGTGCGCACGCGGGCGGAGCGCGATGCGGCCAGTGGCGACTGGCTGGTGAGCGGCCAGAAGGTGTGGACCTCGCTCGCGCACGATTCGGACTGGATCTTCGTGCTGGCGCGCTGCGAGCCCGGCTCGCGCGGCAGCAAGGGCCTGATCTTCCTGATGCTGCCGCTGGACCAGCCCGGCATCGAGATCCGGCCGATCCGCCAGATGGGCGGTGGCGCCGAATTCAATGAGGTGTTCTTCGACGGCGCGCGTGCCGCCGCCGCCGATGTGCTGGGCGCGCCCGGCGATGGCTGGCGCATCGCCATGGCGCTGCTGGGCTTCGAGCGCGGCATCTCCACGCTGGGCCAGCAGATGCAGTTCACGCATGAACTGGAATGGGTGGCGCAGACCGCGCGCGACAACGGCAGCAGCCGCGACGCGCTGGTGCGCCAGCGCATTGCGCGCGCCTGGGCCGGCCTGCGCGTGATGCGCGCCAATGCGCTGCGCATGCTGGCAGGCGCGGCGCAGGCAGGCCAGGACGGTGGCACCGCGCTGCAGCGCGAGGCGCTGATCTACAAGTACTACTGGTCAAACTGGCACCGCGACCTGGGCCAGCTGGCGCTGGACGTGCTGGGCCCGCTGGCCAATGTGCTGGACGCCGGCGACACGCGCCGCACGCGGCTGCAGCAGATGGCGCTGTTCTCGCGCGCCGACACCATCTACGCCGGCACCAACGAAATCCAGCTCAACATCATCGCCGAACGCGGCCTCGGCATGCCGCGCGAAGCACGAGGACAGCCATGACCCTGAACACCGAAATCCCCAGCGCCCCAGCCTATGTGCCGGGCCATCAGCTGCTCGCCGGCAAGAGCGTGCTCATCACCGCGGCGGCGGGCGCCGGCATCGGCTTTGCCGCCGCGCGCCGCTGCGCGGAGGAGGGCTGCCGCGCGCTGATGATCTCCGATGTTCACCAGAAGCGGCTGGACGAAGCGGTCGGGCGCCTGCGCGCGGAAACCGGCCTGCAGGCGATCCATGGCCAGCTTTGCGATGTGTCGGATGAAGCGCAGGTGCGCGCACTTGTGGCCGCCGCCGAAGAAGTTTTGGGCGGAACCGACGTACTGATCAACAACGCCGGCCTGGGCGGCTCGCGCCGCCTAGTTGATATGGACGATGCCGAGTGGTCGCGCGTGATCGATATTTCCCTCACGGGCACCTTCCGCATGACGCGCGCGATGTTGCCGCACATGCAGGCGCGCCGGCGCGGCGCCATCGTCAACAACGCCTCGGTGCTGGGCTGGCGTGCGCAGAAGGAGCAGTCGCACTACGCCGCGGCCAAGGCCGGGGTGATGGCGCTGACGCGCTGCAGCGCGATGGAGGCCGCCGAATTTGGCGTGCGCATCAATGCGG
Protein-coding regions in this window:
- a CDS encoding acyl-CoA dehydrogenase family protein, with translation MQLEYTDAQRAFRAEVRDWMAAHVPRTPLASFDTEAGFAQHRAWEATLNQGRWSMVTWPAELGGRGCDLIEWLIFEEEYWRAGAPMRVNQNGIFLLGPTLMEFGTEAQKARFLPRMASGEHVWAQGWSEPNAGSDMAAIRCSAIRQGDDYVINGQKIWSTRAVWADWLFGLFRTDPASTRHHGLTFILMPLDTPGITVRPIRQLNGQTGFAEIFFDDVRVPVENRLAAEGAGWQVAMATAGFERGLMLRSPARFQETARALVRLYQANREAADRDPSLREAVLRAWMDAEAYTLSTYATASRLVRGGHIGAESSTNKVFWSELDIHMHDTALAILGQAAEVAPDGQPPGSLGHWLDGFLFSQAGPIYAGTNEIQRNIVAERLLGMPRA
- a CDS encoding acyl-CoA dehydrogenase family protein; the encoded protein is MDFALTEEQEQFAEAIRRFLMTEMTPELTRELWATESGRSDALWRQLANQGLTAVMVPQEQGGLGLGEVEWAPLAQACGYFALPEPLLDTALVAAGLLRDALAAAPNASARERCATLLERIAAGDARVAVAHPQERLVADAHVADAILCAHEGAVHLLRPDQAVLTARTGLDPSRRLFELAWTPAADSGLISSGSGLWDSALNRGALGVAAQQLGLTQRMLDLAIDYSAQRKQFGKAIGAYQAVKHLLADVAIQLEFARPVLLRAAAALAYGLPDAGLHVSHARVAAARCAWSAARQAIQVHGAMGYTWELDLQIFTKRAWALAGSWGDRAFHKARIGAHILDGAHDIGAGATFA
- a CDS encoding acetyl-CoA C-acetyltransferase; this encodes MKDAYIVDALRTPTGRRKGGLSHMHGADLGGFVLAELVRRNGIPAEDYDDVVFGCVDTIGPLAGNIARSAWLAAGLPLTVPGVTVDRQCGSSQQAVHFAAQAVMSGTQDVVIAGGVQTMTQIPISSAMLAGQALGFADPFSGSKGWQARFGDAPVSQFHAAQRIADHWKLSREAMEVYALESHRRAAAAIEGGRFAREIVPCEGVKHDETPRPDTTLARMAALEPLMPGSSLTAAVSSQTADAAAALLIVSEDALKRYQLKPRARIAHMSVLGDDPLWMLTAPIPATKRALERSGLRLADIDVVEINEAFASVAMAWLAETGYAAERTNPNGGAIALGHPLGATGARLMTTLLHELERTGGRYGLQTMCEGGGLANVTIIERL
- a CDS encoding SDR family oxidoreductase, which produces MGICDARTVIITGAGGGLGRAYALAFAAEGANVVVNDIRLEAAEAVCAEIRAAGGSALASADDITQLAIAQRIVDAAVEAFGEVHVLVNNAGICRDRMFVSLTEADWDDVMRVHLRGHFCLANLLAKRWRDAAKAGRAVDARIINTSSGAGLQGSVGQSNYAAAKAGIAALTLVQAAELGRYGITANALAPAARTGMTEDVFADMMRAPAAGFDYYDPANVAPLVVWLGSAASAQVNGRMFEAAGGMVSVADGWRSGPKTDKGSRWQPAELGAAVAELLAQAQPPQPVYGS
- a CDS encoding acyl-CoA dehydrogenase family protein, which gives rise to MDFSLSVEQQMVRDSARDYLAAHSDSEAVRRVTEVGPAHDEALWQAVAGELGWCGIALPEAVGGAGLGAPGLVLLQEQLGQRLACVPFWSAVCVAAPWLQASLGPRGSAQWLERLACGELRAAAVLPDDGGWQYDGAAIGAQASTDGFVLRGCAAQVADAVGADWLLVPARLEDGVPALFLLEPTALAQDARFMLAPLDTLDRTRPLAALRLDGLPVPASACLARADAAASGLAHAWWHGKLMLAAEQLGAAQQCLDLTVAYASERIQFGRAIASFQAVKHRCAQMMVLVEAARSAVYGAAQAWEMSDVADGTGIRLDIAAASVAADDALRFCAQEAIQLHGGVGFTWEYDPQLYFKRAQAASHWLGGAGAALAYLAANGPHAWRTA
- a CDS encoding acyl-CoA dehydrogenase family protein, translating into MTANHEAAFRAEVAQWMAANLAGEFACLKNRGGPGDEEAYPELRKAWERRLAEGGWTGLGWPRAHGGRELPVMQQVIFHEEYARAAGPGRMGHIGEGLIGPTLVAFGTEDQKARLLPGILNGTAFWCQGYSEPGAGSDLANVRTRAERDAASGDWLVSGQKVWTSLAHDSDWIFVLARCEPGSRGSKGLIFLMLPLDQPGIEIRPIRQMGGGAEFNEVFFDGARAAAADVLGAPGDGWRIAMALLGFERGISTLGQQMQFTHELEWVAQTARDNGSSRDALVRQRIARAWAGLRVMRANALRMLAGAAQAGQDGGTALQREALIYKYYWSNWHRDLGQLALDVLGPLANVLDAGDTRRTRLQQMALFSRADTIYAGTNEIQLNIIAERGLGMPREARGQP
- a CDS encoding SDR family oxidoreductase: MTLNTEIPSAPAYVPGHQLLAGKSVLITAAAGAGIGFAAARRCAEEGCRALMISDVHQKRLDEAVGRLRAETGLQAIHGQLCDVSDEAQVRALVAAAEEVLGGTDVLINNAGLGGSRRLVDMDDAEWSRVIDISLTGTFRMTRAMLPHMQARRRGAIVNNASVLGWRAQKEQSHYAAAKAGVMALTRCSAMEAAEFGVRINAVAPSIALHDFLKKSAPADLLRQLSEREAFGRAAEVWEVANVMVFLASDYASYMTGEVLPVSSQRA